A window of the Lactuca sativa cultivar Salinas chromosome 7, Lsat_Salinas_v11, whole genome shotgun sequence genome harbors these coding sequences:
- the LOC111888553 gene encoding copper transporter 5.1, protein MMHMTFYWGTSVTLLFDSWKTDSLFSYSLTLIACLLFSVFYQYMEDRRLRFKLLSSSAVSNNTDGAVDATPLLKTKIFARGGRWSVGRFTGSVLFGINSALGYFLMLAIMSFNGGVFVAIVVGLAIGYLLFRSGDDEQVVVVDNPCACA, encoded by the coding sequence ATGATGCACATGACCTTCTACTGGGGCACCAGCGTTACTCTGCTATTCGATTCATGGAAGACGGACTCATTGTTCAGTTACTCCCTCACCTTAATCGCTTGCCTCCTTTTCTCCGTCTTCTACCAATACATGGAAGATCGCCGTCTCCGATTCAAGCTCCTCTCTTCCTCCGCCGTTAGCAACAACACCGATGGAGCTGTGGACGCCACTCCTCTCCTTAAAACCAAGATATTCGCCCGCGGTGGCCGGTGGAGTGTTGGGAGGTTTACCGGATCCGTACTCTTCGGGATTAACTCCGCGCTTGGTTACTTCCTTATGCTCGCGATCATGTCGTTCAACGGCGGTGTGTTTGTCGCCATCGTTGTCGGACTTGCTATCGGGTATTTGTTGTTTAGGAGCGGGGATGATGAGCAAGTCGTTGTTGTTGATAATCCTTGCGCGTGTGCTTGA